Proteins found in one uncultured Desulfuromonas sp. genomic segment:
- a CDS encoding cache domain-containing protein has protein sequence MRASFRTRILITIGCLLLLSAGSIAYFAQNHAQRAVLDSADRHGIDLMNAVLLTIENEYRSLEFHRHITVERRKVFLKDVVIVAMSHLKELYGKVQRGKISESVARREALEQLRKLRYANGVGYFWVNDLSEPIPKVLMHPIMPEQEDGRSAVDDKYYRATQGHEHLLVLIAKLIRRDHEGFINYRWNKPTLQGVTEEQPKISYVRLFKPWDWVVGSGVYLDDIEAEVQQRLDEILVELKRTFSRVHVAQNGYMFIFDGHGNTLIHPDARGEFADHGFPNVGQFKRAASTPNVPIEYHWHHPRYAGTQHAKRAYVSYFEPLDWYIVSTMYLDDLTHSGYELRQDILMVSGLVLLVAAMVSYLFSYSLTRPLLLLTDVARRIEHSQDMDIAVPICGASETRELGQVLQNMLASMKGLLHDKEEAMQAIEVSNNDLIAANKQLAREMVERQETQQALENNEQKYRSLFELSYDAIVLADCDSHQILDSNHAAEEMFGYSHDEMQGMVPKDFSPINQADGSLSELKSAEKIARLVLEGHQFFEWTHKKRNGTLFQTEIHLTLIPLDGKQAMLAVVRDVTQRKKAETALVNALADAESSRDKIDAILKAISDGLIVVDPLGRIILINQSAQDWLGLPEGETLNRQVATVLCDNALSRLVESILAGESLSRHCEVEVPIADQERNRLMAVQVTAVQNDDKEISGTLILLRDITRERELDQLKNEFISSAAHELNTPLTVIMGFAELLVNREYRQSITLEQQQEFLETIRNKGEVLTSIVDDLLKLEQLEFGQSIQLQYHRFDLQLDIMTLVKHYEETYPDHRFIVMAEPGELWADQEKIGQVLDNLLSNAVKFSPPQTRIHISSQMKNHQAVITVRDEGIGMEQKNIDKVFDTFFRIDGSTTSKGGLGLGLTVAKSIIDAHHGSIRVDSEVDRGTTVTLTLPCQKRGEEHV, from the coding sequence ATGCGTGCTTCGTTTCGTACTCGCATACTGATAACGATTGGATGCCTGCTGCTGCTGTCTGCCGGTTCAATCGCCTATTTTGCTCAAAACCATGCGCAAAGGGCGGTGTTGGATTCGGCGGACCGTCACGGGATTGATTTGATGAACGCGGTGTTGCTCACTATTGAAAATGAGTATCGCAGCCTTGAATTTCACCGCCATATCACGGTGGAGCGGCGTAAGGTGTTCCTCAAAGACGTGGTCATCGTTGCCATGTCCCACCTTAAAGAACTCTATGGCAAAGTCCAACGGGGTAAAATCAGCGAATCGGTGGCGCGGCGTGAAGCGCTGGAGCAACTCAGGAAGCTGCGTTATGCCAATGGGGTGGGCTATTTTTGGGTAAATGATCTCAGCGAACCTATTCCCAAAGTGTTGATGCATCCAATCATGCCGGAGCAGGAAGATGGTCGCTCTGCTGTTGATGACAAATATTATCGTGCCACCCAAGGCCATGAACATCTGTTGGTTTTGATTGCCAAGCTGATTCGGCGTGATCACGAGGGATTTATCAATTATCGTTGGAACAAGCCGACGTTACAGGGGGTTACGGAAGAACAGCCGAAAATCTCTTATGTCCGTTTGTTCAAACCGTGGGACTGGGTGGTGGGCAGCGGCGTGTATCTGGATGATATCGAGGCCGAAGTCCAACAACGTCTTGATGAGATTCTGGTCGAGCTTAAGCGTACCTTTTCCCGTGTGCATGTCGCTCAAAACGGTTACATGTTTATTTTCGATGGTCACGGCAACACGCTGATTCATCCCGATGCCAGAGGCGAGTTTGCGGACCACGGCTTTCCAAATGTCGGCCAATTTAAACGCGCTGCGTCGACACCCAATGTTCCCATTGAATACCATTGGCACCACCCACGTTACGCGGGGACCCAGCATGCCAAACGCGCTTATGTCAGTTATTTTGAACCGTTGGATTGGTATATCGTCTCTACCATGTATCTCGATGATCTGACGCACAGCGGATATGAATTGCGCCAGGATATTCTGATGGTTTCCGGACTGGTTCTGTTGGTGGCCGCCATGGTGTCTTACCTCTTCTCCTATTCGTTGACCCGTCCGTTGTTGCTCCTCACTGATGTGGCGCGGCGCATCGAGCACAGTCAAGACATGGATATTGCCGTTCCAATCTGTGGTGCGAGCGAAACGCGGGAACTGGGACAAGTGTTGCAGAATATGTTGGCTTCGATGAAGGGGCTGTTGCATGACAAAGAGGAGGCCATGCAGGCCATTGAAGTCAGCAACAATGATCTTATCGCCGCGAATAAACAACTGGCCAGGGAGATGGTTGAGCGGCAAGAGACTCAGCAGGCTCTGGAAAATAATGAACAAAAATATCGGAGCTTATTTGAGCTCTCCTACGACGCCATTGTGCTGGCCGATTGTGACAGCCATCAGATTCTTGATAGCAATCATGCTGCAGAAGAGATGTTCGGTTACAGTCACGATGAAATGCAAGGAATGGTGCCGAAAGATTTTTCTCCGATCAATCAAGCGGATGGCAGTTTGTCGGAACTCAAATCCGCTGAAAAAATTGCCCGGCTTGTCCTGGAAGGACACCAGTTTTTCGAGTGGACGCATAAAAAACGCAATGGCACGCTGTTTCAGACTGAGATCCATCTGACGCTGATCCCTCTCGACGGCAAACAAGCAATGTTGGCGGTGGTCCGTGATGTGACCCAACGCAAAAAGGCTGAAACCGCGCTGGTGAATGCTCTGGCTGACGCTGAGTCGTCACGGGATAAAATTGATGCCATCCTCAAAGCGATTTCTGATGGTTTAATCGTTGTGGACCCTCTGGGGCGGATTATTCTTATTAATCAATCAGCGCAGGATTGGTTGGGGCTTCCGGAAGGGGAGACTCTCAATCGTCAGGTGGCAACGGTTCTTTGCGACAATGCTCTCTCTCGTCTGGTTGAATCGATCCTGGCGGGCGAGTCCCTGTCACGACACTGTGAAGTCGAGGTGCCGATAGCTGATCAGGAGCGTAATCGTTTAATGGCCGTTCAGGTGACGGCTGTACAGAATGACGACAAAGAGATTTCCGGAACACTGATCTTGCTACGGGATATCACCCGGGAACGGGAACTGGATCAGCTTAAAAATGAGTTTATCTCCTCTGCCGCTCACGAGCTTAATACGCCGCTGACCGTGATCATGGGATTTGCCGAATTGCTTGTCAATCGCGAATACCGCCAGTCCATAACGTTGGAACAGCAGCAGGAATTTCTCGAAACGATTCGCAATAAAGGCGAAGTGCTCACCTCAATCGTTGACGATCTGTTGAAACTCGAACAGCTCGAATTCGGCCAGTCAATTCAGTTGCAGTACCATCGTTTTGATTTGCAGCTTGATATTATGACCCTGGTCAAACACTATGAAGAGACGTATCCCGATCATCGTTTTATCGTCATGGCCGAGCCAGGTGAACTTTGGGCTGACCAGGAAAAGATTGGTCAGGTTCTCGATAACCTGCTCAGTAATGCGGTAAAATTTTCGCCGCCACAAACACGGATTCATATTTCATCACAGATGAAAAATCATCAGGCGGTCATCACTGTGCGTGATGAGGGGATCGGTATGGAACAGAAAAATATCGACAAAGTGTTCGATACATTTTTCCGTATTGATGGTTCCACCACCTCTAAAGGTGGATTGGGCCTCGGGTTGACGGTGGCAAAAAGTATCATTGATGCCCATCATGGTTCGATTCGTGTTGATAGCGAAGTCGATCGCGGAACAACGGTGACACTGACGCTGCCGTGTCAAAAAAGAGGAGAGGAGCATGTTTGA
- a CDS encoding PaaI family thioesterase — protein MLHDEHLGPHEIHLERWIECAPFEQLLGMDIVCAEDGEAILTMPFRRQYANGGSIMHGGATVSLADTAAVMALKSKVEPGTHFGTTDMAIRFLRPVIQGMITAKARVEQQEERVWHAQVEIVTEADVVAMEMTAVFKISRRRLTTVAEGR, from the coding sequence ATGTTGCATGACGAACATTTGGGACCCCATGAAATTCACCTTGAACGCTGGATTGAATGTGCGCCTTTTGAACAATTGCTTGGCATGGATATCGTGTGCGCCGAGGATGGCGAAGCGATCTTGACCATGCCGTTTCGCCGGCAGTATGCCAACGGCGGGTCGATTATGCACGGTGGGGCGACAGTGAGTCTGGCGGATACGGCTGCCGTGATGGCGCTGAAAAGCAAGGTCGAGCCAGGAACCCATTTCGGCACCACGGATATGGCGATTCGCTTTCTGCGCCCGGTGATCCAGGGGATGATCACGGCAAAAGCCCGTGTGGAGCAGCAGGAAGAACGGGTGTGGCATGCCCAGGTAGAGATTGTCACCGAAGCGGATGTCGTGGCCATGGAGATGACAGCGGTGTTTAAGATCTCCCGGCGGCGGTTAACCACTGTGGCTGAGGGGCGTTGA
- the rmuC gene encoding DNA recombination protein RmuC gives MESIQPAQWLWGGGAIGLLALVYAWGRLIFLRGLRRRLDESLVRVDESQRLTQVLQQQLADREQQNRALQQAVEHARLQTAEMTTRLELERQQSAEKQALLLEAKEQLTQQFKVVAGEIFDERGRQFKEVNREELSQLLTPLRQQLDGFRQKVDDVHVTDVRERATLRQELEQLRGLNQQMSEDARQLTRALKGDRKVQGNWGELVLERLLEQSGLRRGVEYEVQGSFRDADNRLLRPDVIIHLPEGKDIIVDSKVSLSSYERSCREDDPEQRQQCLKQHVQAVRQHVLGLSEKHYANLKGVRSLDFVVMFMPIEAALVVALQQDGELFNEAFDRHVVMVSPTTLLATLRTIENIWRFERQNQNAQAIADKAGAIYDKLRGFVEEMEKLGTQLDTVGHTYTAAMNKLSQGRGNLISQASRFVDLGVKVKKTLPATVMERAEIDEG, from the coding sequence ATGGAAAGCATTCAGCCCGCTCAATGGTTATGGGGTGGTGGGGCGATTGGCCTGCTGGCACTGGTTTATGCCTGGGGGCGCCTTATCTTTCTTCGCGGGTTACGCAGACGCCTGGATGAAAGCCTTGTCCGGGTGGATGAATCCCAGCGTCTGACCCAGGTTTTACAGCAACAACTGGCCGATAGAGAACAGCAGAATCGCGCACTGCAACAGGCGGTCGAACACGCCCGTCTTCAAACTGCCGAAATGACCACCCGACTTGAACTGGAGCGGCAGCAAAGCGCGGAAAAACAGGCGTTGTTGCTTGAAGCCAAAGAACAGTTGACCCAACAGTTTAAGGTTGTTGCCGGGGAAATTTTTGATGAGCGGGGTCGTCAATTCAAAGAGGTTAACCGCGAAGAATTATCCCAGTTGTTGACGCCGTTACGTCAACAACTCGATGGTTTTCGACAAAAAGTTGATGATGTGCATGTGACCGATGTTCGAGAGCGGGCGACACTGCGCCAGGAACTTGAGCAGCTGCGCGGACTGAATCAGCAGATGTCTGAAGATGCCCGCCAACTGACGCGTGCGTTAAAAGGTGATCGCAAGGTTCAAGGCAATTGGGGCGAACTGGTGCTTGAACGATTGCTTGAACAGTCTGGATTGCGCCGCGGTGTGGAATATGAGGTCCAGGGCAGTTTTCGCGATGCCGACAATCGCTTATTGCGCCCGGATGTGATAATCCACCTGCCTGAAGGCAAAGATATCATTGTCGATTCAAAGGTTTCTCTGTCGAGTTACGAACGCTCCTGCCGTGAGGATGATCCTGAACAGCGCCAGCAGTGTCTTAAACAACATGTTCAGGCGGTCCGTCAGCATGTTTTGGGACTGAGCGAAAAGCATTATGCCAACCTTAAAGGGGTGCGTTCCCTTGATTTTGTCGTCATGTTCATGCCCATCGAAGCGGCTTTGGTGGTGGCCTTGCAACAGGATGGTGAACTGTTCAATGAAGCGTTTGACCGCCATGTTGTTATGGTATCGCCGACCACGCTGTTGGCGACATTGCGCACCATTGAAAATATCTGGCGTTTTGAACGGCAGAATCAAAATGCTCAGGCCATTGCCGATAAGGCCGGGGCGATTTATGACAAGTTGCGCGGCTTTGTCGAGGAGATGGAAAAGCTCGGTACGCAATTGGATACGGTTGGCCATACTTATACGGCGGCCATGAACAAGCTGAGTCAGGGCCGTGGCAACCTGATCAGTCAGGCCAGCCGTTTTGTTGATCTCGGCGTCAAGGTGAAAAAGACGTTACCGGCAACGGTGATGGAACGTGCGGAAATCGATGAAGGATGA
- a CDS encoding methylated-DNA--[protein]-cysteine S-methyltransferase, with protein sequence MMTKTLWQPRWFSFDASSSPASPCWPVQIVASAHLDQAGSLDYAVVKGPVCPLLVAWKPTAIVLAQLLCHQSVGDVLADWQDRYPSQHWSAKSHLPFAVEALLNGGEVRDIIPLAMDGTVFQQSVWTTLLRVPSGQVVSYADLAAASGFPRGSRAVGSAMAANPIPALVPCHRVIRSDGQPGNYGSGTDVKVHMLQWESSHFCDK encoded by the coding sequence ATGATGACGAAGACCCTTTGGCAGCCCCGCTGGTTCTCCTTTGATGCTTCATCGTCACCGGCCTCGCCTTGCTGGCCGGTGCAAATTGTGGCCTCTGCCCACCTTGATCAGGCTGGTTCTCTCGACTATGCCGTGGTTAAAGGGCCGGTTTGCCCGCTGCTGGTGGCCTGGAAACCAACAGCTATTGTTCTGGCGCAGCTGCTGTGCCATCAATCCGTGGGCGACGTTCTCGCTGACTGGCAGGATCGCTACCCAAGCCAACACTGGTCGGCTAAATCCCATCTTCCTTTTGCTGTGGAAGCTCTTCTCAATGGTGGCGAAGTTCGCGACATTATTCCATTGGCCATGGATGGTACCGTATTCCAACAGTCGGTATGGACAACCTTGCTGCGGGTTCCATCTGGTCAGGTTGTCTCCTATGCCGATCTGGCGGCGGCCAGTGGTTTTCCGCGTGGCAGCAGGGCGGTAGGCTCGGCCATGGCCGCTAACCCTATTCCCGCTCTGGTGCCGTGTCATCGAGTGATCCGCAGCGATGGACAGCCGGGAAACTATGGTTCCGGAACAGATGTTAAAGTTCATATGCTCCAGTGGGAATCCAGCCACTTTTGCGATAAATAA
- the tpx gene encoding thiol peroxidase: MAEKRTGVITFKGNAVTLVGPDINVGDAAPDFKVVDNGLQPVTLESAKGKVQLIAVVPSIDTGVCDTMTRKFNQDAADLPENVAVYTISVDLPFAQGRWCGNAGIERVKTLSDYQERSFGLAYGLLIDELKLLARAVYVVDTEGKVAYREIVSEVTSEPDYQAALNAVKALL, translated from the coding sequence ATGGCAGAAAAAAGAACTGGTGTAATTACATTTAAAGGCAATGCTGTAACGTTGGTTGGTCCGGATATCAACGTAGGTGACGCCGCGCCTGATTTTAAAGTGGTGGATAACGGCCTGCAACCGGTAACCTTGGAATCGGCCAAAGGCAAAGTTCAGTTGATTGCGGTTGTGCCGTCGATTGACACGGGCGTTTGCGATACCATGACCCGTAAATTTAATCAGGATGCCGCCGATCTTCCGGAAAATGTTGCTGTTTATACCATCAGCGTGGATCTGCCGTTTGCTCAGGGACGTTGGTGTGGCAATGCCGGAATTGAGCGTGTGAAAACATTATCAGATTATCAGGAGCGTTCTTTTGGCCTGGCCTATGGATTGCTGATTGATGAATTGAAATTGTTGGCTCGTGCCGTTTATGTCGTCGATACCGAGGGCAAGGTGGCTTATCGTGAAATTGTTTCCGAAGTGACCTCTGAACCGGATTACCAGGCGGCTCTCAATGCGGTAAAAGCACTGCTCTAA
- a CDS encoding cache domain-containing protein, producing MFDWLNRLFNTLRSRILALTISMVLLSAFTISIMTHYTIDRAVSKKLDQHAKDLIQTVLLNVESEYRSYQFHKQATLERRRQEMKNIVGLALSYVEEQYSDSRAKLISPYQAQQNAIEHIRLLRYDQGVGYLWINSMDQPVPEMIMHPMLPHLDGKALDSPSFNSLAGEKGNFFSKVVSICAEKKEGFVRYLWPKPTAQGLTVQQPKISFVRLFEPWQWVVGTGVYIDDIEHEAERRLASIIEELRAALSQMKVAETGYMCIFNGKKEMLIHPHINGDAFRTMVNPSTGNMLVDDLIVAAKHPEMPLEYLWDRPDHIGKYNYKKRAYIRYFEPLDWYIVSTMYVTELNAPAATAQSGILFMTLGVLLVSSLLALHLSKALSTPLYRLTQRAALIEKDIYQDIDIPVSGTRETQDLAMVLSQMLTSVQVAQSDLKQVNKELEAFAYTVSHDLRTFLTPIVGYAQFLIENYHRVLDEQALDALDEIEQQGDKMLVFMEDLLDLAKVGHDDRPLHPVNTNAVVTDVIMDLNSELVVQQGRIVIEDIPDVYLPKTVVSQLFSNLLTNAIRYSLPDGEQIEVGGYSRGSLIQFYVRDHGPGIDEQEQPQVFEVFFRGKQAKKCPGTGIGLATVQKIARHYGGRAWVNTTEGGGATVWVEVINLPQVNGPTL from the coding sequence ATGTTTGATTGGCTCAATCGACTTTTCAATACGTTAAGGTCGCGGATACTTGCCCTGACCATCTCCATGGTGTTGCTCAGCGCGTTTACCATTTCGATTATGACGCATTACACCATCGATCGAGCCGTTTCCAAAAAGCTGGACCAACATGCCAAAGATCTGATTCAGACGGTGTTGCTCAACGTCGAAAGTGAATACCGCAGCTACCAGTTCCACAAGCAGGCCACCTTGGAACGACGAAGGCAGGAGATGAAGAACATCGTCGGTCTGGCGCTGTCCTATGTTGAGGAGCAATACTCAGACTCGCGAGCCAAGTTGATTTCGCCTTATCAGGCGCAACAAAATGCCATCGAACATATCCGGTTGCTTCGCTATGATCAAGGCGTTGGCTACCTGTGGATCAATTCCATGGATCAGCCGGTTCCTGAAATGATCATGCATCCGATGTTGCCCCATCTGGATGGTAAAGCACTCGATTCACCGTCTTTTAATAGCCTGGCTGGTGAAAAGGGAAATTTTTTTAGCAAAGTGGTGTCGATCTGTGCCGAGAAGAAAGAGGGATTTGTCCGATATCTGTGGCCCAAGCCAACAGCTCAGGGGCTGACCGTTCAACAGCCGAAAATCTCATTTGTTCGTTTGTTTGAGCCGTGGCAATGGGTGGTCGGAACCGGGGTCTATATTGATGATATCGAGCACGAAGCCGAAAGGCGATTGGCCTCCATTATTGAAGAATTGCGGGCGGCTCTCTCCCAAATGAAAGTCGCAGAAACCGGCTATATGTGCATCTTCAATGGCAAGAAAGAGATGTTGATTCATCCCCATATCAATGGAGATGCGTTTCGTACCATGGTTAATCCGAGCACAGGCAACATGCTGGTGGATGACCTGATCGTTGCGGCGAAACATCCTGAAATGCCGCTGGAATACTTATGGGACCGTCCCGATCATATTGGCAAGTACAACTATAAAAAGCGTGCATACATCCGTTATTTTGAACCGCTGGACTGGTATATTGTCTCCACCATGTATGTGACGGAGCTGAACGCACCGGCCGCAACGGCCCAAAGCGGCATTCTGTTTATGACACTTGGAGTTTTACTGGTTTCGTCCCTGCTGGCTCTGCACCTGTCCAAAGCGTTGTCGACTCCGTTGTACCGGTTAACCCAACGTGCGGCTCTGATTGAAAAAGATATTTACCAGGATATCGATATCCCGGTGTCCGGGACGCGTGAAACACAGGACTTGGCCATGGTTCTCAGCCAGATGCTGACGTCTGTTCAAGTGGCGCAGTCGGATTTGAAACAGGTCAATAAAGAACTCGAAGCTTTTGCTTATACGGTTTCGCACGACCTGCGCACATTTTTGACTCCGATCGTCGGTTATGCCCAGTTTTTGATTGAAAACTATCATCGCGTACTTGATGAACAAGCCCTTGATGCCCTGGATGAAATTGAGCAGCAGGGCGACAAAATGCTGGTTTTCATGGAAGACCTTCTCGATTTGGCGAAAGTCGGCCACGATGATCGACCGTTACATCCGGTGAACACCAACGCCGTGGTGACCGATGTGATTATGGATCTTAATTCAGAACTGGTCGTCCAACAGGGGCGCATTGTGATCGAAGATATTCCAGATGTTTATTTGCCGAAAACCGTAGTCAGTCAATTGTTTTCCAATTTATTGACCAACGCGATACGCTATTCACTGCCTGATGGTGAACAGATTGAAGTTGGAGGTTATTCTCGTGGCAGCCTGATACAATTTTACGTGCGTGACCATGGTCCGGGGATTGATGAGCAGGAACAGCCTCAGGTGTTTGAGGTGTTTTTTCGTGGCAAGCAGGCGAAAAAGTGTCCCGGTACCGGGATTGGATTGGCGACGGTGCAAAAAATTGCTCGTCACTACGGCGGTCGTGCCTGGGTCAACACCACAGAAGGTGGGGGCGCGACAGTGTGGGTTGAAGTGATCAATTTGCCACAAGTTAATGGTCCCACTCTGTAA
- a CDS encoding redoxin domain-containing protein, with translation MKQFIISILFFSMCISHSWAQQSTPISTGYPFPELQLPMPESPRQRAYLGLNNVEGEFFSPSAIKAQVVLFEFLNVHCPHCKDQAPIYNTLYHRIERDPNLKDKVRIVGVAVGNHPKRVADFIDYYDVAFPLFLDENYLFWRDVGGKTTPFTVYVRQSAPGQASVVAGTHIGTNWDIKETLKLLTQMVDELPEDLLLPEGDLEDIAQETPLPFSEQQIITKVRRLLARHGIIDSLEKIKGIEGHRLFRGIVERGGKRRTLLAEVVSRSTVCDICHDVHFIYLFDSSLKIIDVATLQLTKYGNQEFDQKDMRKLKQILVGRMLTETKPFNPDVDAVTAATITSSVINHALNQTPLLIKQLKRYKFLPPENQD, from the coding sequence ATGAAACAATTTATTATAAGTATTTTATTTTTTTCAATGTGTATCTCCCACAGTTGGGCACAGCAGTCAACACCGATCAGCACCGGATATCCCTTTCCAGAGCTGCAACTCCCCATGCCTGAATCACCCCGTCAGCGAGCCTATCTGGGGCTTAATAACGTTGAGGGGGAATTTTTTTCCCCCAGCGCGATTAAGGCGCAGGTGGTTCTGTTCGAGTTCCTCAATGTTCACTGCCCGCATTGCAAAGATCAGGCGCCAATTTACAACACGTTGTATCATCGTATCGAACGCGATCCCAATCTTAAAGACAAGGTGCGGATCGTCGGCGTTGCCGTCGGCAACCACCCCAAAAGGGTTGCGGATTTTATTGATTACTACGACGTAGCGTTTCCGCTGTTTCTCGATGAAAACTATCTTTTCTGGCGTGATGTCGGGGGTAAAACAACCCCGTTCACGGTTTATGTGCGACAGTCAGCTCCGGGCCAGGCCAGTGTTGTTGCGGGAACCCATATCGGCACCAATTGGGATATCAAAGAGACGTTGAAACTATTAACGCAAATGGTTGACGAACTGCCGGAGGACCTGCTTCTGCCGGAAGGCGACCTGGAAGATATCGCCCAGGAAACACCGCTGCCGTTTTCCGAACAACAGATCATCACCAAGGTACGCCGACTGCTGGCACGTCACGGAATCATCGACTCACTGGAAAAAATCAAGGGCATTGAGGGACACCGCCTGTTCCGGGGTATTGTTGAACGTGGCGGAAAACGCCGAACCCTGCTGGCTGAAGTGGTCAGCCGTTCTACGGTCTGCGACATCTGCCATGATGTCCATTTTATCTATCTGTTCGATTCATCATTGAAGATTATCGATGTCGCAACGCTGCAGTTGACCAAATACGGCAATCAGGAATTTGATCAAAAGGACATGCGAAAGTTGAAGCAGATTCTGGTTGGGCGTATGTTGACCGAAACAAAACCGTTTAACCCCGATGTGGATGCCGTAACAGCGGCGACGATCACCTCTTCAGTGATCAACCATGCCTTGAATCAAACCCCGCTATTAATCAAGCAATTAAAACGCTATAAATTCCTGCCACCAGAAAATCAAGACTGA
- a CDS encoding cytochrome c3 family protein, translating into MKRAFIVLVVIVASAPVGFAMENPHQISRVFRKTHQNEVAPVCELCHKLTQELVFDFDISGEFVPEQFVDAVLPIVNDQEICMRCHVNADQQSVNHPVGMSYDPGFLSEKFHVQPQGIKLYHWQEGDSGRVMCSTCHDPHSDGRWMLRVPLADSQLCLCCHNY; encoded by the coding sequence ATGAAGAGAGCCTTTATCGTTTTGGTGGTGATCGTGGCCAGTGCTCCCGTTGGCTTCGCTATGGAAAATCCGCATCAGATCTCGCGGGTGTTTCGTAAAACACATCAAAATGAAGTCGCTCCAGTCTGCGAGTTGTGTCATAAATTAACCCAAGAGCTGGTCTTTGATTTTGACATTTCCGGCGAATTTGTTCCTGAGCAGTTTGTTGATGCGGTCCTGCCAATTGTCAATGACCAGGAAATTTGCATGCGCTGCCATGTCAATGCCGATCAGCAGTCGGTTAATCATCCGGTGGGAATGTCCTATGATCCGGGATTTCTTTCCGAAAAATTTCATGTCCAACCGCAGGGAATCAAGCTTTATCATTGGCAGGAGGGTGATTCCGGTCGGGTGATGTGTTCAACCTGCCATGATCCGCATAGCGATGGTCGTTGGATGCTTCGGGTACCATTGGCTGATTCACAATTGTGTCTGTGCTGCCATAACTACTGA